From the genome of Chania multitudinisentens RB-25, one region includes:
- the apt gene encoding adenine phosphoribosyltransferase, which translates to MTATAQQLQFIQDSIKTIPDYPKPGILFRDITSLLENPLAYASSIELLVERYRDVGITKVVGTEARGFLFGAPVALALGIGFVPVRKPGKLPRATLSESYELEYGTDRLEIHTDAIVAGDKVLVVDDLLATGGTIEATATLIRRLGGEVKDAAFIINLPDLGGEARLNDLGIDCYCLVNFAGH; encoded by the coding sequence ATGACCGCGACTGCGCAGCAGCTTCAGTTTATTCAAGACAGTATCAAAACCATTCCCGATTACCCGAAACCGGGCATCTTGTTTCGTGACATCACCAGCCTATTGGAAAACCCGTTAGCTTACGCTTCCAGCATTGAATTGTTGGTTGAACGTTACCGTGATGTAGGGATCACCAAGGTGGTGGGCACTGAAGCACGTGGTTTCCTGTTTGGTGCTCCCGTCGCGCTGGCGTTGGGCATCGGCTTTGTACCCGTGCGCAAACCGGGTAAATTACCGCGTGCAACTCTCAGCGAAAGCTATGAGCTGGAATATGGCACCGATCGGCTGGAAATCCATACCGATGCTATTGTGGCAGGCGACAAAGTGCTGGTGGTGGACGATCTGTTAGCTACCGGGGGCACCATCGAAGCCACCGCAACGCTGATCCGCCGCCTGGGTGGTGAAGTGAAAGATGCGGCGTTTATTATCAACCTGCCGGATCTCGGCGGTGAAGCGCGTTTGAATGACCTTGGCATTGATTGTTATTGCCTGGTCAATTTTGCAGGGCATTGA
- a CDS encoding DUF454 family protein: MTRWLLMILGWLAVVLATLGVVLPLLPTTPFLLLAAWCFARSSPRFHHWLLYRSWFGAYIRYWQQHRALPAGAKTKAVLLIILTFAVSLWWVKFWWVRGILLVILVVLLIFMLRLPVLDQEQQKPR, translated from the coding sequence ATGACGCGTTGGTTATTGATGATATTGGGCTGGCTAGCGGTGGTGCTGGCAACGCTGGGCGTCGTGTTGCCGTTGTTGCCGACCACGCCTTTCCTGTTACTGGCGGCATGGTGTTTTGCCCGTTCTTCCCCGCGTTTCCATCATTGGTTGTTGTATCGGTCATGGTTTGGTGCCTATATCCGATACTGGCAACAACATCGTGCATTACCCGCAGGCGCTAAAACGAAAGCCGTGTTACTGATTATACTGACGTTTGCCGTTTCCCTTTGGTGGGTGAAATTCTGGTGGGTACGGGGAATATTGCTGGTGATTCTGGTCGTATTGCTGATCTTTATGCTACGGTTGCCGGTCCTTGATCAGGAACAACAAAAACCGCGCTGA
- the priC gene encoding primosomal replication protein PriC, with amino-acid sequence MSTQHLLQALEQQIATLAGEIQPHGDIPIPQARFDVVLFSSHGTRLRDYLAEVQKNFAQLQAAVKDNHLSHVAFLAEKLVAQLTALQREMATQALRRKNQPKEAIAADLYHKLAEHQDYERRLLAMIQDRESLLGSQTTLAAQQKLQRELAAIEGRLVRCQQVLARIERSIERKENGF; translated from the coding sequence GTGAGTACACAGCACTTATTACAGGCTCTTGAACAGCAAATCGCCACCTTGGCCGGTGAAATTCAACCGCATGGCGATATACCTATCCCACAGGCTCGCTTTGACGTGGTGCTGTTTTCTAGCCATGGCACACGCTTGCGTGACTATCTGGCCGAAGTGCAGAAGAATTTTGCTCAACTACAGGCGGCGGTGAAGGATAATCACCTCTCGCATGTCGCCTTTCTGGCGGAAAAACTGGTGGCACAACTCACCGCTCTACAACGTGAAATGGCCACTCAAGCGCTAAGGCGCAAAAACCAGCCGAAAGAAGCGATCGCGGCCGATCTCTATCATAAACTGGCCGAACATCAGGATTATGAGCGCCGTTTGCTCGCCATGATTCAGGATCGTGAAAGCCTGTTAGGGAGCCAAACCACCCTTGCGGCCCAACAAAAATTGCAGCGTGAATTGGCGGCAATAGAAGGCAGGCTAGTCCGTTGCCAGCAGGTATTAGCGCGTATTGAGCGTAGTATCGAACGAAAAGAAAACGGTTTTTGA
- the rsmS gene encoding pleiotropic regulatory protein RsmS yields the protein MSLENASPELQLAVDLIYLLECNEIDPATALAALDIVRKDYQEKMQRAGVTSFYRPVGQ from the coding sequence ATGTCTCTAGAAAATGCGTCTCCAGAATTACAACTTGCGGTAGACCTGATCTACCTGCTGGAATGTAACGAAATCGATCCGGCAACCGCGCTGGCGGCCTTGGATATCGTCAGAAAAGATTATCAGGAAAAGATGCAGCGGGCGGGCGTTACGTCATTCTATCGACCAGTAGGCCAGTAG
- a CDS encoding DsrE/DsrF/TusD sulfur relay family protein, translating into MSSVLLIANGAAYGQESLFNALRLAITLKEQQPDLNLKLFLMSDAVVAGIAGQQPREGYHLQQMLEILTAQQVPVKLCKTCADARGVSQLALAEGVEIGTLVELAQWTLAAEKVLAF; encoded by the coding sequence ATGTCATCCGTTTTATTGATCGCTAACGGTGCGGCTTACGGTCAAGAGTCGTTGTTCAATGCGTTGCGTTTGGCCATTACGTTGAAAGAGCAGCAACCCGATCTGAATCTCAAACTGTTTCTGATGTCCGATGCCGTGGTTGCGGGTATTGCCGGGCAACAACCGCGCGAGGGCTATCATTTGCAACAAATGCTGGAAATCCTGACGGCGCAGCAGGTGCCGGTGAAATTGTGTAAAACCTGCGCCGATGCGCGCGGTGTCAGCCAATTGGCGCTGGCTGAGGGGGTTGAGATCGGTACGCTGGTGGAACTGGCACAATGGACGCTGGCGGCAGAAAAAGTGTTGGCCTTCTGA
- the acrR gene encoding multidrug efflux transporter transcriptional repressor AcrR codes for MARKTKQQALETRQQILDAAVREFSERGVSATSLTDIATAAGVTRGAIYWHFKNKVELFNEVWELSESKISDLEIEYQAKFPDNPLRILREILIYILTATVDDVHRRALMEIVFHKCEFVGEMLPLYEARKELYLECYDRIERVLRNSMEQGQLPADLHTRRAAIILRAYITGLMENWLFMPKSFDLKAEASVLVDSFLEMTQLSQALRVQPQERADRQPL; via the coding sequence ATGGCACGAAAAACCAAACAACAGGCGCTGGAAACACGCCAACAGATCCTTGACGCTGCGGTAAGAGAATTTTCTGAACGTGGCGTTTCGGCAACGTCACTAACAGATATTGCTACCGCAGCGGGGGTGACGCGCGGTGCGATTTACTGGCACTTCAAAAATAAGGTCGAACTGTTCAATGAAGTTTGGGAATTGTCAGAGTCAAAAATAAGCGACCTGGAGATAGAGTATCAGGCAAAGTTTCCTGATAATCCACTGCGTATTTTAAGAGAGATCTTGATTTATATTTTAACGGCCACGGTTGATGATGTTCATCGGCGCGCCTTGATGGAGATTGTTTTTCACAAGTGCGAGTTTGTGGGTGAGATGCTGCCGCTGTATGAAGCACGTAAAGAGCTCTATCTGGAATGTTATGATCGCATTGAGCGCGTGCTGCGTAACAGTATGGAGCAAGGGCAGTTACCTGCCGATTTACACACCCGCCGTGCCGCTATCATATTACGTGCTTATATCACTGGCCTGATGGAAAACTGGCTATTTATGCCGAAAAGCTTTGATCTGAAGGCAGAGGCAAGTGTATTAGTCGATTCTTTTCTCGAAATGACACAGCTTAGCCAAGCCCTGCGTGTGCAACCGCAAGAGCGGGCAGATCGTCAACCTTTATAA
- a CDS encoding efflux RND transporter periplasmic adaptor subunit — translation MNKNRGLTPLAAVLMLSGSLVLIGCNDKETQQQGAQHPAPAVGVVTLKAEPLNITTELPGRTAAYRIAEVRPQVGGIILKRNFTEGSDIKAGVSLYQIDPATYQAAYESAKGDLAKAQAAAEIARLTVTRYKPLLGTNYVSKQDYDTAVSTQLQANAAVVAAKAAVEAARINLAYTKVTSPISGRSGISTVTEGALVSTGQAVALTTVQQLDPMYVDVTQSSNDFLRLKQELADGTLQQENGKAKVKLLLENGQVYEHEGTLEFSDVTVDQTTGSITIRAIFPNPNDALLPGMFVRARLDEGVRNDALLVPQQGVTRNPRGEATALVVGADDKVELRMLTAAQAIGDKWLITDGLKSGDRVIISGLQKIGPGMQVKAQEANSQEPAQPQTPSESAKKS, via the coding sequence ATGAACAAAAACAGAGGGTTAACGCCTCTGGCGGCCGTTCTGATGCTTTCAGGCAGCTTAGTGCTTATAGGATGTAACGATAAAGAAACTCAGCAACAAGGTGCCCAACACCCCGCTCCCGCAGTGGGGGTTGTGACATTGAAGGCTGAACCTCTCAACATTACTACTGAGCTTCCTGGCCGCACCGCAGCCTATCGCATTGCCGAGGTTCGCCCTCAGGTCGGTGGCATCATCCTGAAGCGTAACTTCACAGAAGGCAGTGATATCAAGGCTGGGGTTTCACTCTATCAAATCGATCCGGCAACCTACCAGGCTGCTTACGAAAGCGCTAAAGGCGATCTGGCCAAGGCTCAGGCCGCCGCAGAAATCGCCCGTTTGACAGTGACACGTTATAAACCGTTACTGGGTACCAATTACGTCAGCAAACAGGATTATGACACTGCCGTTTCAACTCAGCTGCAAGCCAACGCCGCCGTTGTGGCAGCCAAAGCTGCTGTAGAAGCCGCACGCATTAATCTGGCTTACACTAAAGTCACTTCGCCGATCTCTGGCCGTTCCGGTATATCCACCGTGACCGAAGGGGCGCTGGTTTCCACCGGGCAAGCCGTTGCCTTAACCACCGTTCAACAACTTGATCCGATGTATGTTGATGTCACCCAGTCCAGCAATGATTTCCTGCGTCTGAAACAGGAACTGGCTGACGGTACCCTGCAACAGGAAAACGGCAAAGCCAAGGTAAAACTGCTGCTGGAAAACGGGCAGGTCTATGAGCATGAAGGAACATTAGAGTTCTCTGATGTGACCGTTGACCAAACCACTGGCTCTATCACTATCCGCGCGATCTTCCCTAACCCAAACGACGCACTGCTGCCAGGCATGTTTGTGCGTGCCCGTCTGGATGAAGGCGTTCGCAACGATGCTTTATTGGTTCCGCAGCAAGGTGTAACACGTAACCCACGTGGTGAAGCTACCGCCTTGGTGGTTGGCGCTGACGATAAAGTGGAACTTCGTATGCTGACCGCCGCACAGGCTATTGGCGATAAATGGCTGATCACTGATGGCCTGAAATCCGGCGATCGCGTGATTATCAGCGGCTTGCAGAAAATCGGCCCGGGAATGCAGGTGAAAGCTCAGGAAGCGAATAGCCAAGAGCCCGCACAGCCGCAGACACCGTCTGAATCCGCGAAAAAGTCATAA
- the acrB gene encoding multidrug efflux RND transporter permease subunit AcrB: MAKFFIDRPIFAWVIAIIIMLAGLLAIVKLPIAQYPTIAPPAVTVSANYPGADAQTVQDTVTQVIEQNMNGIDGLLYMSSSSDSSGNVQLTLTFNSGTDPDIAQVQVQNKLQLAMPLLPQEVQQQGVSVEKSSSSFLMVAGFISEDGSMTQEDIADYVGSNIKDPISRASGVGTVQLFGSQYAMRIWMDPNKLNNFQLTPGDVITAIKVQNNQIAAGQLGGTPPVKGQQLNSSIIAQTRLTSPEEFGQIMLKINPNGSQVRLQDVAKVELGGESYSVIARFNGKPAAGLGIKLATGANALSTASAVKAELAKLEPFFPSSLKVVYPYDTTPFVKISINEVVKTLIEAIILVFMVMYLFLQNFRATLIPTIAVPVVLLGTFAILAAFGYSINTLTMFGMVLAIGLLVDDAIVVVENVERVMAEEGLPPKEATKKSMDQIQGALVGIALVLSAVFVPMAFFGGSTGVIYRQFSITIVSAMVLSVLVALILTPALCATMLKPIPKGSHGVTTGFFGWFNRLFEKSTHHYTDSVANILRSTGRYLVIYLLIVVGMGVLFLRLPSSFLPEEDQGMLLTMVQMPAGATQERTQKVLEEVNDYFLTQEKDNVNSVFTVNGFGFSGQGQNTGLAFVSLKDWSERHGEGNKVPAIVGRAMGAFSQIKDGLVFAFNLPAIIELGSATGFDFQLIDQGNLGHEKLTQARNQLLGMAAERPDMLVGMRPNGLEDTPQFKLEIDQEKALALGVSLSDINTTLSSALGGSYVNDFIDRGRVKKVYLQAEAPFRMLPSDIDNWYVRGSSGQMVPFSAFSSAKWQFGSPRLERYNGLPSMEILGQAAPGKSNGEAMNLMEELAAKLPSGIGYDWTGMSYQERLSGNQVLSLYAISLVVVFLCLAALYESWSIPFSVMLVVPLGIVGALVATTLRGLENDVYFKVGLLTTIGLSAKNAILIVEFAKDLMEKEGKGLIEATLDAVRMRLRPILMTSLAFILGVMPLVISSGAGSGAQNAVGTGVMGGMVAATVLAIFFVPMFFVVVRRRFSKKSEDLEHSHPVKHH, from the coding sequence ATGGCTAAGTTCTTTATAGATCGCCCCATTTTCGCTTGGGTCATCGCCATTATCATTATGTTGGCGGGTTTGCTGGCGATTGTGAAACTACCGATAGCGCAATATCCCACGATTGCGCCACCGGCAGTGACTGTTTCCGCTAACTACCCAGGCGCTGACGCTCAAACGGTGCAGGATACCGTGACGCAGGTTATCGAGCAGAATATGAACGGTATCGATGGCCTGTTGTATATGTCCTCCAGCAGTGATTCATCTGGCAACGTGCAGCTTACGCTAACGTTCAATTCGGGTACTGACCCGGATATTGCCCAGGTGCAGGTGCAAAATAAATTGCAGCTGGCTATGCCATTGTTGCCGCAGGAAGTGCAGCAACAAGGCGTCAGCGTGGAGAAATCAAGCAGCAGCTTCTTAATGGTAGCGGGTTTCATTTCCGAAGACGGCAGCATGACCCAAGAAGACATCGCGGACTACGTGGGCTCCAACATCAAAGATCCCATCAGCCGTGCTTCCGGTGTCGGTACCGTTCAGTTGTTTGGTTCCCAATACGCCATGCGTATCTGGATGGACCCAAACAAATTGAACAATTTCCAACTGACGCCTGGAGATGTTATCACCGCTATCAAGGTGCAGAACAATCAGATCGCCGCAGGCCAACTTGGTGGTACACCACCGGTTAAAGGCCAGCAACTGAACTCTTCGATCATTGCGCAAACCCGCCTGACATCGCCGGAAGAATTCGGCCAGATCATGCTGAAAATCAATCCCAATGGTTCACAGGTTCGTTTGCAAGATGTTGCAAAGGTTGAATTGGGCGGTGAAAGTTACAGTGTGATCGCACGTTTTAACGGTAAACCCGCAGCAGGTCTTGGGATCAAACTGGCTACCGGTGCCAACGCACTGAGCACGGCATCAGCAGTTAAAGCAGAACTGGCCAAGCTGGAGCCTTTCTTCCCAAGCAGCCTGAAAGTGGTTTACCCCTACGACACCACCCCTTTCGTTAAGATCTCCATTAACGAAGTGGTTAAAACCCTGATTGAAGCGATCATCCTGGTATTTATGGTGATGTACCTGTTCTTGCAGAACTTCCGCGCCACGCTGATCCCAACTATCGCCGTGCCAGTGGTCTTGCTAGGAACGTTCGCCATTCTGGCAGCCTTCGGTTATTCAATAAATACCCTGACGATGTTTGGCATGGTGCTAGCGATAGGCCTGCTGGTGGATGATGCCATCGTGGTGGTGGAAAACGTTGAACGCGTGATGGCGGAAGAAGGTTTGCCACCGAAAGAAGCCACCAAGAAGTCGATGGATCAGATCCAAGGTGCTCTGGTGGGGATCGCGTTGGTGCTGTCTGCGGTCTTCGTTCCAATGGCTTTCTTTGGGGGATCAACCGGGGTTATTTATCGCCAGTTCTCAATTACTATCGTCTCTGCGATGGTACTGTCGGTATTGGTGGCGTTGATTCTGACACCTGCGCTGTGCGCAACCATGCTCAAACCGATCCCGAAAGGGAGCCACGGTGTGACTACCGGGTTCTTCGGCTGGTTCAACCGCCTGTTCGAAAAAAGTACCCATCACTACACTGACAGCGTAGCAAACATTCTACGCAGTACTGGCCGTTATCTGGTGATTTACCTGCTGATTGTGGTTGGTATGGGGGTGCTGTTCCTGCGCCTGCCTTCTTCATTCCTGCCAGAAGAAGACCAAGGTATGCTGTTGACCATGGTGCAAATGCCCGCAGGTGCTACCCAAGAGCGTACCCAGAAAGTGCTGGAGGAAGTGAACGATTACTTCCTAACTCAGGAAAAAGACAACGTTAACTCCGTATTTACCGTTAACGGTTTCGGTTTCAGCGGCCAAGGGCAGAATACCGGCCTGGCATTCGTCAGTTTGAAAGACTGGTCTGAACGCCACGGAGAAGGAAATAAAGTACCAGCCATTGTAGGCCGTGCGATGGGCGCCTTCTCGCAGATTAAAGATGGCCTGGTATTCGCTTTCAACCTGCCTGCGATTATTGAACTGGGTAGTGCAACCGGTTTTGATTTCCAATTAATCGATCAGGGTAACCTGGGGCATGAAAAACTGACCCAAGCCCGTAACCAACTGTTGGGCATGGCGGCAGAGCGCCCAGATATGCTGGTTGGTATGCGCCCGAATGGTTTGGAGGATACACCTCAGTTCAAGCTGGAAATCGATCAAGAAAAAGCTTTAGCACTAGGTGTGTCCCTAAGCGATATCAACACCACTCTCAGCTCGGCACTCGGCGGTTCCTACGTCAATGACTTTATTGACCGTGGCCGAGTGAAGAAAGTTTACCTACAGGCGGAAGCGCCGTTCCGTATGCTGCCAAGTGATATTGATAACTGGTATGTTCGAGGCAGTTCCGGCCAGATGGTGCCATTCTCCGCTTTCTCCAGCGCGAAGTGGCAATTCGGTTCACCACGTCTGGAACGCTATAACGGCCTACCTTCCATGGAAATTCTGGGCCAGGCAGCACCAGGCAAGAGTAACGGTGAGGCCATGAATCTTATGGAAGAACTCGCTGCCAAACTGCCAAGCGGTATAGGCTACGACTGGACCGGGATGTCCTATCAGGAACGCCTGTCCGGTAATCAGGTGCTATCACTGTATGCCATTTCGTTGGTTGTGGTATTCCTGTGTCTGGCTGCACTATACGAGAGTTGGTCAATTCCCTTCTCGGTTATGCTGGTCGTTCCGCTGGGTATAGTGGGTGCATTAGTAGCAACGACGCTCCGTGGGCTGGAAAATGACGTTTACTTCAAGGTAGGCCTGCTAACGACCATAGGGTTATCGGCGAAAAACGCGATATTGATCGTGGAATTCGCCAAAGACTTGATGGAAAAAGAAGGCAAAGGCCTGATAGAAGCCACCTTGGATGCCGTACGTATGCGTTTGCGCCCCATTCTGATGACCTCACTGGCATTCATTCTTGGGGTAATGCCGCTGGTCATCAGCAGTGGTGCGGGCTCAGGTGCACAGAACGCCGTTGGTACCGGTGTTATGGGCGGGATGGTGGCAGCAACCGTATTGGCCATCTTCTTTGTACCTATGTTCTTCGTGGTGGTACGCCGCCGCTTCAGCAAGAAATCTGAAGACCTGGAACACAGCCATCCGGTTAAACATCACTGA
- a CDS encoding type B 50S ribosomal protein L31 gives MKANIHPDYRIVVFHDLSANTYFKVGSTIKTDRTVVLDGQNWPYVTIDISSASHPYYTGKQKEFSKEGSTARFQQRFGRFIGSKK, from the coding sequence ATGAAAGCAAACATTCATCCAGACTACCGTATCGTGGTATTCCACGATCTTAGCGCCAATACCTATTTCAAAGTAGGTTCAACCATTAAAACCGATCGTACCGTCGTTCTTGATGGTCAAAACTGGCCTTATGTCACAATTGATATCTCTTCTGCTTCACATCCGTACTACACCGGTAAGCAGAAAGAATTCTCGAAAGAAGGTAGCACTGCCCGCTTCCAGCAACGTTTTGGGCGCTTCATCGGCAGTAAAAAATAA
- the ykgO gene encoding type B 50S ribosomal protein L36: MQVLSSLRSAKHRHPDCKVVRRHGRIYVICKSNPRFKAVQGRKKKR; the protein is encoded by the coding sequence ATGCAGGTTCTGAGTTCATTGCGTTCGGCAAAACATCGCCATCCTGATTGCAAAGTGGTGCGTCGCCATGGCCGTATTTACGTAATTTGTAAATCCAATCCGCGATTTAAAGCGGTACAGGGGCGGAAGAAAAAACGTTAG
- the tomB gene encoding Hha toxicity modulator TomB — protein sequence MDEYSPKRHDIVQLKFLCENLYDEGMATLGDSNHGWVNDPTSSVNLQLNELIEHIASFVMSFKIKYMGESDLSELVEEYLDDTYTLFSNYGINDSDLRRWQKTRARLFGMFSGEGIYTTMKT from the coding sequence ATGGATGAGTATTCGCCAAAAAGGCATGATATTGTACAACTCAAGTTTTTGTGTGAAAATTTGTACGACGAAGGCATGGCCACTTTGGGTGACAGCAACCATGGCTGGGTAAATGACCCAACATCCTCCGTCAATCTGCAGCTTAACGAGTTGATAGAACATATTGCTTCGTTTGTAATGAGTTTTAAAATTAAATACATGGGCGAAAGTGATTTGTCAGAGCTTGTCGAAGAGTATCTCGATGATACCTATACATTGTTCAGCAATTACGGTATTAATGATTCCGACCTGCGTCGCTGGCAAAAAACCAGGGCGCGATTATTCGGGATGTTCTCAGGCGAAGGCATCTATACGACGATGAAAACTTAG
- a CDS encoding HHA domain-containing protein, which translates to MTKIDYLMRLRKCTTIDTLERVIEKNKYELSNDELELFYSAADHRLAELTMNKLYDKIPTAVWKYVR; encoded by the coding sequence ATGACGAAAATTGACTATCTGATGCGTTTGCGTAAATGCACCACAATTGACACTCTGGAACGTGTTATAGAGAAAAATAAGTATGAGCTCTCGAACGATGAGTTAGAGCTGTTCTATTCCGCAGCTGACCATCGCTTGGCTGAACTCACCATGAACAAACTGTACGATAAAATCCCAACTGCTGTTTGGAAATATGTAAGATAA
- a CDS encoding MGMT family protein, translated as MEPEEATFRQRVFHVIAAIPYGKVTTYGEVARLAGSSRAARQVGGILKKLPEGSTLPWHRVINRYGQISLQGDDYTRQKQALLVEGIAFTAQGSIDLSVYGWCW; from the coding sequence ATGGAGCCAGAAGAGGCCACATTTCGTCAACGCGTGTTTCATGTGATTGCCGCTATCCCTTACGGTAAGGTGACAACTTATGGCGAAGTCGCTCGGCTGGCAGGCTCATCGCGTGCTGCACGCCAAGTTGGCGGGATTTTAAAAAAATTACCGGAAGGCAGCACCCTGCCATGGCATCGAGTGATCAACCGCTACGGGCAGATTTCGTTACAGGGTGATGACTATACACGCCAAAAACAGGCATTGCTTGTTGAAGGTATCGCGTTCACTGCGCAGGGCAGCATCGAT